In Vibrio syngnathi, the following proteins share a genomic window:
- the pntB gene encoding Re/Si-specific NAD(P)(+) transhydrogenase subunit beta, with product MSEGLVQAAYIVAAVFFIMSLAGLSKQESARAGNYYGITGMAIALIATIFGPHSAGIVWIIIAMVIGGGIGIHYARKVEMTEMPELVAILHSFVGMAAVLVGYNSYIDPPATVSINPADIHAEHVIHLVEVFLGVFIGAVTFTGSIVAFGKLRGVISSSALNIPHKHKWNLAAIVVSTLLMIMFVKADGSMFALMVMTLIAFAFGYHLVASIGGADMPVVVSMLNSYSGWAAAAAGFMLANDLLIVTGALVGSSGAILSYIMCKAMNRSFISVIAGGFGQDVVVSDSDEEQGEHRETSAEDVADMLKNSKSVIITPGYGMAVAQAQYPVHEITEKLRAQGINVRFGIHPVAGRLPGHMNVLLAEAKVPYDIVLEMDELNDDFNETDTVLVIGANDTVNPAALEDPNSPIAGMPVLEVWNAQNVIVFKRSMNTGYAGVQNPLFFKENTQMLFGDAKQSCLGILEHL from the coding sequence ATGTCTGAAGGATTAGTACAAGCAGCTTATATTGTTGCTGCTGTATTCTTTATTATGAGCTTGGCTGGGTTGTCGAAACAGGAATCTGCGCGCGCAGGTAACTATTACGGTATCACGGGTATGGCAATCGCGTTGATCGCGACGATCTTTGGCCCACATTCTGCAGGTATTGTATGGATCATCATTGCTATGGTGATCGGTGGTGGTATTGGTATCCACTACGCAAGAAAAGTCGAAATGACTGAAATGCCTGAGCTGGTGGCAATTCTGCACAGCTTCGTAGGTATGGCAGCAGTACTTGTAGGTTACAACAGCTACATTGATCCACCTGCTACTGTTTCTATCAACCCAGCAGATATTCATGCTGAACATGTGATCCACCTAGTGGAAGTGTTCCTTGGCGTGTTTATCGGTGCGGTGACGTTCACGGGTTCTATTGTTGCGTTTGGTAAGCTTCGCGGCGTTATCTCTTCGTCTGCATTGAACATCCCTCATAAGCATAAGTGGAACCTAGCGGCGATCGTAGTTTCTACACTACTGATGATCATGTTCGTTAAAGCGGACGGCAGCATGTTCGCGCTAATGGTGATGACTCTTATCGCATTCGCATTCGGTTACCACCTAGTGGCATCGATTGGTGGCGCAGATATGCCAGTGGTTGTCTCTATGCTGAACTCGTATTCTGGTTGGGCAGCAGCAGCGGCAGGTTTCATGCTTGCGAACGATCTGCTTATCGTAACAGGTGCATTGGTTGGTTCGTCAGGTGCGATTCTTTCTTACATCATGTGTAAGGCGATGAATCGCTCTTTCATCAGCGTTATTGCTGGTGGGTTCGGCCAAGACGTGGTTGTGTCTGATAGTGATGAAGAGCAAGGTGAACACCGCGAAACATCAGCTGAAGACGTGGCTGACATGCTGAAAAACTCGAAGTCAGTCATCATCACTCCTGGGTACGGCATGGCAGTAGCTCAAGCTCAATATCCAGTGCATGAAATCACTGAGAAGCTACGAGCGCAGGGCATCAATGTTCGATTTGGTATCCACCCAGTTGCTGGTAGGTTACCGGGTCACATGAATGTGTTGCTTGCTGAAGCAAAAGTACCTTACGATATCGTTCTTGAAATGGACGAACTCAACGATGACTTCAATGAGACAGATACTGTTTTGGTTATCGGTGCAAACGACACTGTGAACCCAGCAGCACTTGAAGATCCAAATAGTCCAATCGCTGGCATGCCAGTACTTGAAGTTTGGAATGCTCAGAACGTTATCGTATTCAAACGTTCGATGAACACAGGTTATGCCGGTGTGCAAAACCCGCTGTTTTTCAAAGAGAATACGCAGATGTTGTTTGGTGATGCGAAACAGAGCTGCCTCGGTATTCTAGAGCATCTATAG
- a CDS encoding DUF2861 family protein — protein MKKALLPLLILSSVINTAQAADWFKDSDTLTQVHKHLLDNDLALMFDSLVEVWQINASQSREDHLNQLFDQALNKDCGKTLTKKTLPDWISSVVVKRHVIQSPGRETFRVAIDVESESNIQDITFEKWVDKVVSSDSEFTKGNPVINNASVSMYSKRYSLASQLDSGLYRLTVKGDSGNSWSTWIILGEVVMRQQVRWASKDSWLIDKKALLNPYCPLPKLDVGLYDYVDERYKQVWGKSYESDYPTNLTGEELPNDRYVLAVSMVHSRWQGDIAIEQAQTISKTYDISSEE, from the coding sequence ATGAAAAAAGCCTTACTTCCACTACTCATTTTATCAAGCGTCATCAATACTGCACAAGCAGCTGATTGGTTTAAGGATAGTGATACGCTAACACAAGTACACAAGCACCTGCTAGATAACGATTTAGCCTTGATGTTTGATTCACTAGTGGAAGTTTGGCAAATTAATGCTTCGCAATCTCGCGAAGATCATCTCAATCAATTGTTCGATCAAGCATTGAACAAAGATTGTGGTAAAACGCTCACAAAAAAAACCTTACCAGACTGGATAAGCTCGGTTGTCGTGAAAAGACACGTTATTCAAAGTCCCGGCAGGGAAACATTTCGTGTGGCGATTGATGTTGAATCGGAAAGCAACATCCAAGACATCACCTTTGAGAAGTGGGTCGACAAAGTCGTTTCGTCTGATAGTGAGTTCACCAAAGGTAATCCAGTAATCAACAACGCTTCAGTGAGTATGTACAGCAAGCGTTATAGCTTAGCGTCTCAACTTGATTCAGGACTTTATCGCCTGACTGTGAAAGGAGACAGCGGTAATTCCTGGAGCACCTGGATCATTCTTGGCGAAGTGGTTATGCGCCAACAAGTTCGTTGGGCATCTAAAGACTCTTGGTTGATCGATAAAAAAGCACTGCTGAACCCATACTGCCCATTACCAAAGCTAGACGTAGGTCTGTACGATTATGTCGATGAACGATATAAGCAGGTGTGGGGTAAAAGTTATGAATCCGATTATCCGACCAATTTGACGGGTGAAGAACTGCCCAATGATCGTTATGTTTTAGCTGTATCAATGGTACATTCGCGCTGGCAAGGTGACATAGCGATAGAGCAAGCACAAACTATCAGTAAAACTTATGATATTTCTAGCGAAGAGTAG
- the vxrB gene encoding response regulator transcription factor VxrB encodes MKQTLLLVEDDKNLADGLLVSLEQAGYECLHAELISEVEGYWEQADLVILDRQLPDGDSVDSLPGWKKKKDIPVILLTALVTVKDKVAGLDSGANDYLTKPFAEAELFARIRAQLRLPDAEDQDASKVMAQNLVIDKATREVFFNELEVTLTRTEFDLLLFLASNLGRVFTRDELLDHVWGYNHFPTTRTVDTHVLQLRQKLPGLEIETLRGVGYKMKA; translated from the coding sequence GTGAAACAGACATTGCTTCTCGTTGAAGATGATAAAAATTTAGCTGACGGTTTATTAGTTAGCCTTGAGCAAGCTGGATATGAATGTTTGCATGCCGAGCTGATCTCTGAAGTTGAAGGCTATTGGGAACAAGCGGATCTTGTGATCTTAGACCGTCAACTTCCTGATGGTGACTCGGTAGATTCACTTCCAGGTTGGAAGAAAAAGAAAGACATCCCCGTTATATTGCTAACGGCGCTCGTGACAGTAAAAGACAAAGTAGCGGGACTAGACTCAGGTGCGAATGATTACCTAACGAAACCGTTTGCAGAAGCTGAACTGTTTGCTCGAATCCGTGCACAGCTACGCCTACCTGATGCTGAAGATCAAGATGCATCAAAAGTGATGGCTCAAAACCTTGTAATTGACAAAGCAACACGTGAAGTGTTTTTTAATGAATTGGAAGTTACGTTAACGCGTACGGAATTTGATTTACTATTATTCTTGGCAAGTAACCTTGGTCGAGTGTTTACACGTGATGAGCTACTAGACCACGTATGGGGTTACAACCATTTCCCAACAACACGTACCGTAGATACGCACGTTCTTCAACTAAGACAGAAGTTACCAGGTTTAGAAATTGAAACCTTACGTGGCGTTGGCTACAAGATGAAAGCGTAA
- a CDS encoding conjugal transfer protein TraF, giving the protein MKNTTKLLAASIAFASLPLSAANYAIEARGDAMGGVGVVSANFLTAPFYNPALVAIYRRNDDMGMITPSFGGSYNDPQDMKSNIDSALAATNTADLDAALKKLDGNQANVELGGVVAFAIPNQFIAANLFGKAYTESFATPNVYNEASATDADKLELSTVEAVAIGVTEVGLTLAKYQTFMGQHISFGITPKLQRIYTYNYVASVKSYDLSDVRDNGEGETSFNMDAGALWFTGPFRVGFSATNLISRDINTKDTSQTLTSTTSGVTHKVGGQYAYKLEPVYTVGAGIVADYFTLSVDYDLNETEKFTSFKDNEQMIRVGTEVDVLRQLQLRAGYYKNLAYSGSEGTVTAGIGLSPLNLFQLDLSANYTNENAMGASINFLASY; this is encoded by the coding sequence ATGAAAAATACAACTAAACTACTCGCAGCATCAATTGCATTCGCCAGTCTTCCTCTTTCAGCAGCAAACTACGCCATTGAAGCGCGTGGTGATGCGATGGGTGGTGTTGGTGTTGTTTCAGCAAACTTCCTAACAGCTCCATTCTATAACCCAGCACTTGTTGCTATTTATCGTCGTAACGATGATATGGGTATGATCACGCCAAGTTTTGGTGGTAGTTATAATGACCCCCAAGACATGAAATCAAATATTGATTCCGCTCTGGCTGCGACAAACACTGCAGATTTAGATGCAGCTCTTAAAAAACTCGATGGTAACCAAGCTAATGTTGAACTTGGTGGTGTTGTCGCATTCGCAATCCCAAATCAATTTATAGCGGCGAACCTATTCGGTAAAGCCTATACAGAATCGTTTGCTACACCAAATGTTTACAATGAAGCGTCAGCGACAGATGCCGATAAGCTTGAGTTGTCGACGGTAGAAGCCGTTGCTATTGGTGTTACCGAAGTTGGATTAACTCTCGCTAAATATCAAACCTTTATGGGGCAGCATATTTCATTTGGTATCACGCCTAAACTTCAACGTATTTACACATACAACTACGTTGCTTCTGTTAAGAGCTACGATTTGTCTGATGTAAGAGACAATGGTGAAGGTGAAACTTCTTTTAATATGGATGCTGGCGCGCTTTGGTTCACAGGTCCATTTCGAGTTGGTTTTTCGGCTACCAACTTAATATCTAGAGATATTAATACCAAAGATACATCTCAAACTTTAACGAGCACGACCAGCGGTGTGACACACAAAGTCGGTGGCCAATACGCATACAAACTAGAGCCAGTATATACCGTAGGTGCTGGTATCGTAGCGGACTACTTTACGCTTAGTGTCGACTATGACTTAAACGAAACTGAAAAGTTTACTTCGTTCAAAGATAACGAACAGATGATTCGTGTTGGTACAGAAGTTGATGTTCTACGCCAACTTCAGCTAAGGGCAGGGTACTACAAGAATTTGGCATACTCTGGTTCAGAAGGCACAGTCACTGCAGGTATTGGTTTGTCGCCACTCAATTTGTTCCAGTTAGATCTAAGTGCTAACTACACCAATGAAAATGCAATGGGTGCTTCAATCAATTTCCTTGCTAGTTACTAA
- a CDS encoding GGDEF domain-containing protein gives MINILSDNVFRQINIFLSVFCLAATLLSFISYHMIMDQNYVITPDRFPTLVNTDQEHNGGTKGVLYKSEDTIELQCDFKRTYSSPFCEIEFVISTEGKGLDLSVYDSVTINMDYEGQEQPRFRFYIRNYDENYSVQGDAMSNKFNRLDFSLPDRKHIDLDYFNVPLWWIDYYNHPITNSAVDITNAVSVELGLGASTLDGHHKLTVQSIVFHGKTIDKFVLGKLLISLWVLYAIYYISCAFYLARRTRTDAAQQQRLLTQEIEELKIKATTDPLTGCRNRTEALDALDAFYDFEWLAQQGKTIHIALFDLDHFKQINDQHGHEVGDKVLIQFVATANESLGEQYLLYRWGGEEFLLVCLEQTALQCNEAINNLYLAIDQNVWPKALKVTTSTGVTQLKQHESIRSAIKRADKALYQAKDNGRNQVAKLY, from the coding sequence ATGATTAACATTTTGAGCGACAACGTATTCAGGCAAATCAATATATTCCTTTCGGTTTTTTGCCTCGCTGCCACTCTACTGTCGTTTATCTCTTACCATATGATCATGGATCAAAACTACGTTATCACTCCAGACAGATTCCCTACACTCGTGAACACTGACCAAGAACATAATGGTGGCACCAAAGGGGTGCTGTATAAGTCAGAAGACACCATTGAGTTACAGTGTGACTTTAAGCGTACCTATAGCTCGCCATTCTGTGAGATTGAGTTCGTTATCTCTACGGAAGGTAAAGGTCTGGATCTCTCAGTGTATGACTCAGTGACCATCAATATGGATTACGAAGGTCAAGAACAGCCAAGGTTTCGCTTTTACATTCGAAATTACGACGAGAATTACAGCGTTCAAGGTGACGCTATGTCTAATAAGTTCAATCGTTTAGATTTCTCGTTACCCGATAGAAAACACATCGACTTAGATTATTTCAATGTCCCTTTATGGTGGATCGACTATTACAACCACCCTATTACGAATAGCGCCGTAGACATTACCAACGCAGTGTCGGTTGAGTTAGGGCTTGGTGCTAGCACACTTGATGGGCACCATAAACTAACAGTACAAAGCATCGTTTTTCACGGCAAGACGATCGACAAGTTTGTACTAGGAAAACTCTTAATTAGTTTATGGGTGCTGTATGCGATTTACTATATATCTTGTGCGTTTTATCTAGCCAGAAGAACAAGAACAGATGCCGCACAGCAACAACGTTTGTTGACTCAAGAAATTGAAGAGCTAAAGATAAAGGCTACAACCGATCCGTTAACCGGCTGTAGGAACAGAACTGAAGCTTTAGATGCTTTAGATGCTTTCTATGATTTTGAATGGTTAGCCCAGCAAGGAAAAACAATTCACATCGCTTTGTTTGATTTAGACCATTTTAAGCAAATCAATGATCAACATGGCCATGAAGTGGGTGACAAAGTACTTATTCAGTTTGTCGCGACGGCTAACGAGAGTCTTGGTGAGCAATATTTACTTTATCGCTGGGGTGGTGAGGAGTTCCTTTTAGTTTGCCTGGAACAAACTGCGCTACAGTGTAACGAAGCTATCAATAATCTATACCTAGCAATCGACCAAAACGTTTGGCCTAAAGCGCTTAAAGTAACGACTTCGACTGGAGTAACACAGCTTAAGCAACATGAATCGATACGTTCTGCAATTAAACGTGCAGACAAGGCACTCTACCAAGCGAAAGACAACGGACGAAACCAAGTCGCAAAGTTGTACTAA
- a CDS encoding YoaH family protein, producing MLNDLPTLSHEEQQKAVERIQEMMTQGISTAQAIKIVAEQIREEMSNKEE from the coding sequence ATGCTAAACGACTTACCAACCCTTTCTCACGAAGAACAACAGAAAGCTGTTGAACGAATTCAAGAAATGATGACTCAAGGCATCAGCACAGCACAAGCAATCAAAATCGTTGCTGAGCAAATTCGTGAAGAAATGAGTAATAAAGAAGAGTAG
- the vxrA gene encoding sensor histidine kinase VxrA: MNLRWFVIIKRTFTLLIATLSVSVNAFADSLPERIDNFTKLFDHEMAIESYDIRLLQADYPTRLIMPSSMLPQTAEYPLKDIQRLYRLSKTCSGKLPLSPLITEPLVFTRAMCKGTKLSDRWFTRSGLIHPGGGSYAARYVELYPEKFDSLKRYMHIQERPNTEHDELLSRLQKMDNEAITALLAGASMFVELDEMWVKRGDRYYLYKESVWNENATLAGLSFSLSSEGNSCFVQRGNVCWEIEDHSELLQIAMFILVIANILLVLGWAVYRWNSKKQEMKSRMLVLQILTHELRTPIASLSLTVEGFRREFEHLPESVYDEFRRLCEDTRRLRQLAEASKDYLQSDNQPLATEWVPSVEEWLQYKVEEDFAPGIELRVNKDIAAKVNVYWLGTCIDNLIRNAVKYGVAPVILELNTSDKKLTFKVIDNGDLSRKDWGQLRKPFVSKSGLGLGLTIVESMVGKMGGHMTLIGPPTTFILEIPCETDIASR; the protein is encoded by the coding sequence ATGAATTTGCGTTGGTTTGTGATCATCAAAAGAACATTTACTCTGCTTATCGCTACGTTATCAGTTTCAGTAAACGCGTTTGCTGACTCTTTACCTGAGCGTATCGATAACTTCACCAAACTTTTTGATCATGAAATGGCAATTGAATCTTATGATATTCGATTGCTTCAGGCTGATTACCCGACTCGCTTGATCATGCCGTCTTCTATGCTGCCGCAAACTGCAGAATACCCACTCAAAGACATACAACGCTTATACCGGCTGTCAAAAACATGCAGCGGGAAGCTGCCATTAAGCCCTTTAATCACCGAGCCTTTAGTCTTTACTCGTGCAATGTGCAAAGGAACTAAGCTTTCTGATCGTTGGTTTACTCGTAGTGGTTTGATCCACCCTGGTGGCGGTTCATATGCCGCACGATACGTTGAGTTATACCCAGAGAAATTTGATTCGTTGAAGCGCTACATGCACATTCAAGAGCGACCAAACACCGAACACGATGAACTACTGTCTCGTCTACAGAAGATGGACAACGAAGCCATAACAGCTTTGCTAGCGGGTGCGAGTATGTTTGTTGAGCTTGATGAAATGTGGGTCAAGCGCGGTGATAGGTATTACCTGTATAAAGAATCAGTTTGGAACGAAAACGCTACGCTCGCGGGCTTATCCTTTAGTTTGTCCTCAGAAGGCAACAGCTGTTTTGTCCAACGCGGCAATGTATGTTGGGAAATAGAAGATCATTCAGAGCTTCTGCAGATCGCCATGTTTATTTTGGTGATCGCCAATATCCTACTTGTGTTGGGGTGGGCCGTTTACCGTTGGAACAGTAAAAAACAAGAGATGAAGAGCCGGATGCTAGTTCTTCAAATTCTAACGCACGAATTAAGAACGCCGATTGCAAGTTTGTCATTGACGGTTGAAGGGTTTAGACGTGAGTTCGAACATTTACCAGAATCGGTATATGATGAGTTTCGTAGGTTATGTGAAGATACGCGCCGTTTAAGGCAGTTGGCAGAAGCAAGTAAAGATTATTTGCAATCAGACAACCAGCCGCTTGCAACAGAGTGGGTGCCAAGCGTTGAAGAGTGGCTTCAATACAAAGTTGAAGAAGACTTTGCACCGGGCATTGAACTCCGTGTAAATAAAGATATTGCTGCAAAAGTAAACGTATATTGGTTAGGTACTTGTATTGATAACCTGATCAGAAATGCCGTGAAATACGGTGTTGCTCCAGTGATACTAGAACTGAATACTTCTGACAAGAAGCTGACATTCAAAGTTATAGATAATGGAGACTTGTCTCGCAAAGATTGGGGGCAACTAAGAAAGCCATTCGTAAGTAAGAGTGGACTCGGTTTAGGTCTGACGATAGTGGAATCTATGGTCGGAAAAATGGGCGGTCACATGACGCTTATCGGCCCCCCAACAACATTTATTTTGGAGATACCTTGTGAAACAGACATTGCTTCTCGTTGA